In Torulaspora delbrueckii CBS 1146 chromosome 1, complete genome, one genomic interval encodes:
- the FSF1 gene encoding Fsf1p (similar to Saccharomyces cerevisiae YOR271C; ancestral locus Anc_8.720): MYTVLESFLLPSEKFQYDSHISITALVIIHQYSSLLTFSRVKTFKMASSVSGPIPLPESRYDLSTYWGRVRHCMEIVDPTMLLTTSKDLAHAREIVSAYRHGELKETTPEFWHAKKQLDSTVHPDNGETVVLPFRMSCNVLSNLVVTAGMLTPGLGTAGTLFWQWANQSLNVAVNSANANKSHPMSTKQLITNYAVAVSASCGVAVGLNKLVPRLKNLKPHTKLILGRLVPFAAVVSAGIVNVFLMRGNEITKGISVFDSNGEEVGKSKKAAVIAVGETALSRVINATPVMVIPPLLLVRLQRSLLKGKSLGVQTAASLGVIACTAFAALPFALALFPQRQAIHLNKLESELKDKKDRDGKPIELVYFNRGM, translated from the coding sequence ATGTATACGGTTCTCGAGTCTTTCCTTTTGCcgagtgaaaaatttcagtaTGACTCTCATATTTCAATTACCGCCCTGGTAATAATTCACCAATATTCATCACTATTGACCTTTTCAAGAGttaaaactttcaagatggcTTCGTCAGTATCAGGTCCTATCCCATTACCAGAATCGCGTTATGATCTTTCCACTTACTGGGGAAGAGTGCGTCATTGCATGGAAATCGTGGACCCCACCATGTTGTTGACCACCTCCAAAGACCTGGCTCATGCAAGAGAGATCGTGAGTGCTTATCGTCATGGtgaattgaaggaaactACCCCAGAATTTTGGCACGCAAAGAAGCAGTTGGATTCCACGGTGCATCCAGATAACGGTGAAACCGTGGTTTTACCGTTCCGTATGTCATGTAATGTCCTATCAAACTTGGTTGTCACTGCAGGTATGCTTACGCCAGGTTTGGGCACCGCTGGTACACTCTTCTGGCAATGGGCAaatcaatctttgaacGTCGCTGTGAACTCTGCTAATGCAAATAAATCACACCCAATGTCTACGAAGCAGCTGATAACGAATTATGCTGTCGCTGTGAGTGCATCGTGTGGTGTTGCAGTTGGTCTGAATAAATTGGTTCCAAgattaaaaaatttgaaaccaCATACAAAGTTGATTTTGGGTCGGTTGGTCCCATTTGCCGCCGTTGTGAGTGCAGGTATCGTTAATGtgtttttgatgagaggTAACGAAATTACGAAGGGTATTTCCGTTTTCGATTCTAACGGTGAAGAAGTCGGCAAATCTAAGAAAGCCGCTGTCATTGCCGTTGGTGAAACCGCTCTCAGTAGAGTCATCAACGCTACACCCGTTATGGTTATCCCACCATTACTCCTTGTCAGATTACAAAGATCCCTCTTAAAGGGTAAGTCTCTGGGGGTTCAAACAGCTGCAAGCCTCGGTGTCATCGCTTGTACGGCTTTCGCAGCTTTACCCTTCGCCTTGGCACTCTTCCCACAAAGACAAGCCATCCACCTAAACAAATTAGAATCTGAATTGAAGGACAAAAAGGACAGGGATGGTAAACCAATCGAATTGGTTTACTTCAACAGAGGTATGTAA
- the ERG12 gene encoding mevalonate kinase (similar to Saccharomyces cerevisiae ERG12 (YMR208W); ancestral locus Anc_8.719) translates to MSLPFLTSAPGKVIIFGEHSAVYSEPAVAASVSSLRTYLLVSKHEDSNAVELDFPDIQFKHKWSHDEFRSILENREALDEARSNTRELSSKLVAALKVLHSELKDSLSYHAAFSFSYLYLCLCPEVRGVRFTVKSTLPIGAGLGSSASLSVALVLAMTRLNGVIDSSNEFSVQDKKLINEWSFVCEKCIHGTPSGIDNAVATYGNAVLFKREMDGATNFEFVEDFPQVPMLLTYTKIPRSTKNLVSSVRDLVSRQPNIVKPILVAMGQLAIRGAEILDSLNDENHKELVELVRVNHGLLVALGVSHPGLEIVRSLSDTLRIGSTKLTGAGGGGCALTMLTKDANGLAIEEFREKLETEHGYELYQTQLGGVGCSFLPNEVIGNQDLERIYKIFNGEMDKKHLDEFLLPGKCPLPWIV, encoded by the coding sequence ATGTCCTTACCTTTCTTGACATCGGCACCCGGTAAAGTTATCATCTTTGGTGAACATTCAGCTGTCTATAGTGAGcctgctgttgctgctaGTGTCTCTTCTCTGAGAACTTATCTTTTAGTCTCAAAACATGAGGATTCCAACGCGGTAGAGCTGGACTTTCCCGACATCCAATTCAAGCACAAGTGGTCTCATGATGAGTTTCGTAGTATTTTGGAGAATCGGGAGGCTTTGGATGAGGCCCGTTCGAATACTAGAGAGCTATCGAGCAAATTGGTTGCAGCTTTAAAAGTTTTGCATTCggaattgaaggattccCTATCTTATCATGCGGCATTCTCCTTCTCATACTTGTACTTGTGCCTATGTCCAGAAGTTAGAGGTGTGAGATTTACTGTTAAGTCTACCTTACCAATTGGAGCTGGTTTGGGATCGAGTGCATCACTTTCGGTGGCTTTGGTGTTGGCGATGACCAGGTTGAATGGTGTGATCGACTCCAGCAATGAATTTTCGGTACAGGACAAGAAACTAATTAATGAGTGGTCGTTTGTGTGTGAGAAGTGTATACACGGTACACCATCTGGTATTGATAACGCAGTGGCAACATACGGTAATGCAGTATTGTTCAAGAGAGAGATGGACGGCGCTACCAACTTCGAGTTTGTCGAGGATTTTCCACAGGTGCCCATGCTATTGACCTACACCAAAATTCCACGTTCTACCAAGAACCTTGTCTCAAGCGTTAGGGATCTCGTTTCGAGGCAACCGAATATCGTCAAGCCCATTCTTGTAGCCATGGGACAACTAGCTATCAGAGGCGCGGAGATCCTGGATTCTCTGAATGACGAAAATCATAAAGAGTTGGTAGAGTTAGTTCGAGTAAACCATGGTTTGTTAGTGGCCCTTGGCGTTTCTCATCCAGGTTTGGAAATTGTCAGATCGTTAAGCGATACTTTGAGAATTGGTTCAACCAAGCTAACTGGAGCTGGTGGAGGTGGTTGTGCTCTCACAATGTTAACGAAGGATGCAAATGGATTAGCGATCGAAGAGTTCAGAGAGAAGTTGGAAACGGAACATGGGTATGAGTTGTACCAGACTCAACTTGGTGGAGTCGGGTGTAGTTTCTTGCCCAACGAGGTCATCGGCAACCAAGACCTTGAACGCATTTACAAGATATTTAACGGAGAGATGGACAAAAAGCATTTGGATGAATTTTTACTTCCTGGGAAATGCCCACTGCCTTGGATAGTTTAA
- the VPH1 gene encoding H(+)-transporting V0 sector ATPase subunit a (similar to Saccharomyces cerevisiae VPH1 (YOR270C); ancestral locus Anc_8.718), with protein sequence MQEKQEAIFRSADMSLVQLYIPQEIARETVYTLGQLGLVQLRDMNTKVRAFQRAFVDDIRKLDNVERQYRYFYKLLNKHKINLLEVELPEENGLVELAPGTGKIDDHVQNASYLEDRLVQMEEASEQLELQKTDLEQYRFLLKSGDQFFSKDIQAGVGAAPDNDDEEMNVGAALPSSVNYVTGVISRQKVGILEQILWRVLRGNLYFRHVELAEPVYDAKTKGKVLKNAFIVFSHGDLILKRIQKIAESLDATLYDVESSAEARSAQLSQTNQSLGDLNTVLETTSTTLDSELYAIAKELDSWYQDISREKSVYETLNKFNFDVNRKTLIAEGWVPRDQLLILQDKLGQMTAKLGNDVPSIIQVLETNKTPPTFHRTNKFTAGFQSICDCYGIAQYQEINPGLPTIVTFPFMFAIMFGDLGHGTLMAMVALVLVLNEKKIDRMKRGEIFDMLYGGRYIVLFMGLFSMYTGFLYNDIFSKSMTLFKSGWKWPEHWEIGEAITAHQVGTYPIGLDWAWHGTDNALLFANSYKMKLSVLMGFIHMTYSYFFSLANHIFFNSWIDIVGNFIPGLLFMQGIFGYLSVCIVYKWAVDWVKDGKPAPGLLNMLINMFLAPGKIDDELYPHQAKVQVILLLVALLCIPCLLIIKPLHFKLTHKDHELVATEDELEVEQLLGNDELADSDEEEGEEHAHDEQFSDVMIHQVIHTIEFCLNCVSHTASYLRLWALSLAHAQLSSVLWTMTIQIAFGFTGAVGVFATVFLFAMWFALTCAVLVGMEGTSAMLHSLRLHWVESMSKFFVGEGLPYEPFIFQYAELGAEAPAGPV encoded by the coding sequence ATGCAGGAAAAGCAGGAAGCGATCTTCCGCTCAGCGGACATGTCGCTTGTCCAGCTGTATATCCCTCAGGAAATAGCTAGAGAGACTGTTTATACTCTGGGACAGCTTGGTTTAGTGCAGTTGCGTGATATGAACACTAAAGTTCGTGCTTTTCAGAGAGCTTTTGTCGATGATATTAGAAAATTAGACAATGTCGAGAGGCAATATCGTTACTTCTACAAGCTTTTGAACAAGCATAAGATAAATTTGCTAGAAGTGGAGCTTCCTGAGGAGAATGGGCTTGTTGAGCTAGCACCAGGGACCGGCAAGATTGACGATCATGTGCAGAATGCTTCGTACCTTGAGGACCGTTTGGTGCAGATGGAAGAGGCTTCAGAGCAGTTGGAGTTGCAAAAGACTGATTTGGAGCAGTACAGATTCTTGTTAAAATCTGgtgatcaatttttctcTAAGGATATTCAAGCCGGTGTTGGTGCTGCACCAGATaacgatgacgaagagatGAATGTCGGAGCTGCGTTGCCTTCTTCTGTCAACTACGTGACCGGTGTCATTTCGAGACAAAAAGTTGGCATTTTGGAACAAATCTTATGGAGGGTTTTGAGAGGTAACCTTTACTTTAGGCACGTTGAATTGGCAGAACCAGTTTATGACGCCAAGACCAAGggaaaagttttgaaaaacgCATTTATCGTATTCTCACATGGTGACTTAATTCTAAAgagaattcaaaagatAGCTGAATCGCTGGATGCTACGTTGTACGACGTCGAATCATCTGCAGAGGCTAGATCTGCACAGTTAAGTCAGACGAATCAAAGCCTAGGTGATTTGAACACTGTTTTGGAGACAACGTCGACCACTTTGGACAGTGAACTATATGCTATTGCCAAGGAACTAGACTCCTGGTACCAAGACATCTCGCGTGAAAAGTCTGTATACGAgactttgaacaagttcaaTTTTGATGTGAACAGAAAGACCCTTATTGCAGAAGGTTGGGTCCCAAGAGACCAACTGCTTATTTTGCAGGATAAACTGGGCCAAATGACGGCCAAACTGGGCAACGACGTTCCATCGATCATTCAGGTGTTGGAAACTAATAAGACTCCACCTACGTTCCACAGAACTAACAAATTTACAGCTGGTTTCCAGAGTATTTGTGACTGTTACGGTATTGCTCAATACCAAGAGATCAATCCTGGTTTGCCCACCATTGTTACTTTCCCCTTCATGTTTGCCATCATGTTTGGTGACTTGGGTCACGGTACTTTGATGGCTATGGTTGCCCTTGTCCTtgttttgaatgaaaagaaaattgacAGAATGAAAAGAGGTGAAATCTTCGATATGCTGTACGGTGGTAGGTACATTGTGCTGTTTATGGGTCTATTTTCGATGTACACAGGTTTCCTATACAACGAtatcttttccaaatcaatGACTTTGTTTAAATCCGGTTGGAAATGGCCTGAACACTGGGAAATTGGTGAGGCGATCACTGCGCACCAAGTGGGCACTTACCCAATTGGTCTCGATTGGGCATGGCACGGAACTGATAATGCGCTTCTTTTTGCAAACTCTTACAAGATGAAGCTTTCCGTGCTTATGGGATTCATCCACATGACTTACTCGTActtcttttctttggctaaccacattttcttcaactcctgGATCGATATTGTCGGTAACTTCATTCCAGGTCTATTGTTCATGCAGGGTATCTTTGGTTACTTATCGGTTTGTATCGTTTACAAATGGGCCGTGGACTGGGTCAAAGATGGTAAACCTGCTCCTGGTCTATTGAACATGCTGATTAACATGTTTTTGGCGCCAGGTAAGATCGACGATGAGCTTTATCCACACCAGGCAAAAGTACAAGTGATCTTGCTACTTGTGGCTTTGCTATGTATTCCATGTTTGCTCATTATCAAACCTTTGCATTTCAAGCTCACTCACAAAGACCACGAGCTTGTTGCCACCGAAGACGAGTTAGAAGTTGAACAACTACTAGGTAACGACGAACTTGCTGATAGCGATGAGGAGGAAGGTGAAGAACATGCTCATGACGAACAATTCAGCGATGTTATGATTCATCAAGTGATCCACACTATCGAATTCTGTCTGAACTGTGTGTCGCATACCGCCTCCTATCTACGTCTGTGGGCTTTGTCATTGGCTCATGCGCAACTGTCTAGTGTTCTGTGGACTATGACCATTCAGATCGCTTTCGGTTTCACCGGTGCTGTCGGTGTCTTTGCAACCGTATTCCTATTTGCGATGTGGTTCGCATTGACCTGTGCCGTGCTTGTCGGTATGGAAGGTACTTCTGCCATGCTGCATTCTTTGCGTTTGCACTGGGTCGAGTCGATGTCCAAGTTTTTTGTCGGTGAGGGTTTGCCTTACGAACcattcatttttcaatacGCAGAACTTGGTGCAGAAGCACCTGCAGGACCTGTGTAG
- the YTM1 gene encoding Ytm1p (similar to Saccharomyces cerevisiae YTM1 (YOR272W); ancestral locus Anc_8.721): MTEDKSQVRLKFFTREQDESLHVQDTPIYAPISLKRYGLSEIVNHLLELETAVPFDFLIDGELLRTSLQDYLTRKGLSSESSLNVEYTRAVLPPSYLASFNNEDWISSIDVGDKHIINGSYDGIVRTWNLSGKVDKQYSGHSGPIRAVKYISDTRLVSAGNDRTLRLWKTKHDQVVQDDDDEENIEEGKTLAILEGHKAPVVSVDVSNNSRILSGSYDNSIGFWSTIYKEMITVDPMEELTNSTNNKISTAARKRRKMSMKDGSIRRRGPLSLLQSHTGPVEQAKFDLTDNTVGYSVSQDHTIKTWDLVTARCVDTKTTSYSLLSMVQLPSLHLLACGSSARHITLHDLRVDSSAKITQQQLIGHKNFVVSLDTCPENEYMLCSASHDGTVKVWDVRATSPMYTITREDPSVQKGINDKVFAVRWAKDVGIISGGQDKKLQINKGDNIFKS, translated from the coding sequence atgactGAGGATAAATCACAAGTTAGATTGAAGTTTTTCACCCGTGAGCAGGATGAATCATTGCATGTTCAGGATACGCCCATCTATGCTCCAATTTCACTAAAAAGATACGGTCTGTCTGAGATCGTTAACCATCTTTTGGAGTTGGAAACTGCTGTCCCATTTGACTTTTTGATCGATGGTGAGCTTTTGCGtacttctttgcaagattaTCTAACCAGGAAAGGTTTGTCTAGTGAAAGTTCATTGAACGTGGAATATACAAGAGCTGTGCTTCCGCCTTCTTATCTGGCAAGTTTCAATAACGAGGACTGGATAAGTTCTATCGACGTCGGTGACAAACACATTATAAATGGTTCTTATGATGGGATTGTGAGAACTTGGAATCTATCAGGTAAAGTTGATAAGCAATATAGTGGTCATTCAGGTCCTATCCGTGCAGTGAAATACATCTCAGACACAAGATTGGTTTCTGCAGGTAATGACCGTACGTTGCGTCTATGGAAGACTAAGCACGACCAAGTTGttcaggatgatgatgatgaggaaaatATTGAGGAAGGTAAGACTTTGGCTATTCTTGAAGGTCACAAGGCACCAGTGGTATCCGTTGATGTCTCGAATAACTCGAGAATTTTGTCTGGTTCATATGATAACTCTATTGGTTTCTGGTCTAcgatttacaaagaaatgaTTACAGTCGACCCCATGGAAGAACTCACAAATAGtaccaacaacaagatcTCTACCGCTgcaagaaagagaagaaagatgtCAATGAAGGATGGGTCCATCAGAAGACGTGGTCCTTTGTCGCTGTTACAGTCCCATACGGGACCAGTCGAACAAGCTAAGTTCGACCTGACTGACAACACTGTGGGTTACTCGGTCTCGCAGGATCACACAATAAAGACTTGGGATTTGGTGACAGCACGTTGTGTCGACACAAAGACTACCTCGTACTCGTTACTCTCAATGGTTCAATTGCCTAGTCTACATTTACTCGCGTGTGGTTCTAGTGCAAGACACATTACTCTACATGATCTACGTGTTGACTCTTCTGCAAAGATTACTCAACAACAACTAATTGGTCATAAGAACTTTGTTGTGTCCCTGGACACTTGCCCCGAGAATGAATACATGCTATGCTCGGCATCTCATGACGGTACGGTCAAAGTTTGGGACGTCAGAGCAACGTCTCCTATGTACACTATCACTAGAGAGGATCCATCGGTTCAAAAAGGTATCAACGATAAGGTTTTCGCCGTCAGATGGGCAAAGGATGTTGGCATTATCAGTGGAGGTCAAGAtaaaaagcttcaaataaaCAAAGGTGATAATATTTTTAAGAGCTAG